The genomic region GCTGCATGCACCACCAAAAGCAGCCCTCCACAGAACGACAGGTGCTCCGTGCCAGCCCGATGCCTACGGAAAAGGGAGTACAAATCCCTTGCACTCCCTAAACTCATTATAAAATACTTCTAATGAATAATTTTAAAAAACAACTTTATTAAATCAAAATGTCTCTTTCCCATATATGGAGGGGGTAGCGGGAATGCCCGTGTTGCATTCCACTGCCCAGCCGGTCATGGCCTTGCTACCTCCCCTCCGCCTGACAATGCAGAGGCCTCGGGATAGCTGGTTAGGCTCAGCTGACAGGCATGCACCGCTGACTGAACATGTGGGTTGTATGGTCGTGGCTGTCCGACAGGCTTGCTTGCCCATGCAAGCAGGGGCAGCAGCGACGGCAACCAGACTTGCCGCAACCTTTCCCGATGTGCCTGCAGCAAATGGGTACGCACCCTGTTTAGGCGCAGCGTGCATTGCACTATCGGTCATTTCTGCTATTTTCTTTTTTTACTATTAAGTTAATACAGCAAATTTAAATAAAAATAATGATACTGCCAAATATTTTTCACAGAATTTTCATGCTTTTTTCATCTTTCTTCAGGAATTGTATCAGTTTGTAACCTTTTTGTCTTTACGATACGTTAAAAATGCTTTCACTTCCTGACTTGCAAACGATTGCATATGAAAATATGCGAAAAGTTGATACTTTCTATAGGTTATTCCGCCACGTGTGTGTACCTTTGCACGCAGAGAACCCCAATATAGGGATTCAGTGATTAGGTAAATAGGTTTTTTTCATGATAATTATTAACAGGTTATTTTTGTTCGATGAAGAGGTAAAAGTAAATGAAACATTTTGAATACTTCATGTAAATAGTTTTTCATAGGTATAAATTCAGATTATATTTTTGGTTCAACGGGGCTCGTAGGCTGTGAAGCAAGCGAGCTCTTTTTGTGTATATGGCTGTGGCTGCTCTGCCAGGGCACTGTGCAAGACGGTCTGTCTGGCTGTGCAAAAGAGCCTGTTTTGCATGGTAAAACAGTGCCTTTTACCGTGCAAAAGGCACTGTTTTGTTTTTCAAGGGCGTGGGGGCTGTTGCCTTCCATGGTGCTCCGTGGGTTCCATTACGCCTACGGGCAACTGCCAGTTTCAGGGTTTAGGGTGCACACTTTCCGTGCGCATACGTACACAAACAAGGCGAAGTTTTCTTGTTTGGCAGCCATCTTTTTCGTAACTTTGTGCTTCGTATGGTAAAGAAAGTCATTAAATTTGCAAAATGGATAGCCGGTTTGCTGTTCGTTTCCTCTATATTGAGCGTGGTGGCATACCGCTTCATACCTGTCTATTTCACGCCCCTGATGTTTTCGCGCTGCTTCGAACAGATTGTGAACGGAGAGAAAATAAAGTTGTATCACCACTGGATTTCGTTAGAAGAAATGCCCCCATCAATGCCCGTTGCCGTAATGGCGAGCGAAGACCAGCGCTTTCTTACGCACCACGGCTTTGACTACAAGGCGATAGAACAGGCGGCGAAAAGCAACCTGAATGGCGGAAAGAAGCTGCGCGGTGGCTCTACCATTTCGCAACAAACGGCAAAGAACGTGTTCCTGTGGCAGGGACGGTCGTGGCTGCGCAAGGGATTGGAAGCGTACTTCACTTTCCTTATCGAGACTTTCTGGAGCAAACAGCGCATCATGGAGGTGTATCTCAACTCCATAGAGATGGGCGACGGCATCTACGGAGTGCAGGCTTGTGCAGAGAAAAACTTCGATGTGGACGCACGAAACCTTACCCGTTCGGACTGCGCACTGATTGCTGCGACGCTGCCCAATCCCCGCCGCTTCTCGTCGAAAGCACCGGGACCGTACATGCGCAAGCGGCTAAGGCAGATTGAAACACAGATGAAGCACATACCGGCATTCCCGTCAGACAAATAGAAAAGAGGACTACAGACTACTGAAATGCAAGAGAAAACAGAAAAAAAGATAAAGGAACTGCTCGCCCAACTGAACGAAAGCCAGCGCGAAGCAGTGGAATATTGCAACGGACCATCGTTGGTTGTGGCAGGCGCAGGCTCGGGAAAGACACGCGTCCTGACTTATAAGATTGCCTATCTGATAATGTACGGCGTGCTGCCTTACCGCATTCTTGCGCTCACTTTCACCAACAAGGCAGCGCGGGAAATGAAGGAACGCATCGGAAATTTAGTCGATAAAGACCTTGCCGACCGTCTTTACATGGGCACGTTCCACTCGGTTTTCTCCCGCATTCTCCGTGCAGAGGCACAGCGCATAGGCTACAACAGCAACTTTACCATATACGACGAAACCGATTCGAGGTCGCTCCTGAAGTCGATTATCAAGACTTTGGGACTGAGCGACAAGGACTACAAGCCGTCCACGGTGCACAGCATCATATCGATGGCGAAGAACCAGCTCGTCGGTGCCGATGCTTTTGCTGTCAGCAATGGCGGACAGAGTGGCTTAAAAGGGGCAAAACTGAAAGCCGTTTCGCAAATCTATGCTGCCTATCAGGCTCGTTGCAGGCAGGCAAACGCCATGGATTTCGATGATTTGCTGGTGAACACGTTCCGCCTTTTCAACGAAAATGCCGACATTCGCAACAAGTATGCCGAGCGCTTCCAGTATATTCTGGTAGACGAATACCAGGACACGAACTTCGTGCAAGTGGCTATCGTGAAACTCCTGACAGCCAAGCACCAGCGCATTTGCGTGGTGGGCGACGACTACCAGAGCATCTATTCGTTCCGGGGAGCGAGCATCGACAACATCTTGGACTACCAAAAGAAGTTCGACAACGTACAGGTTTTCAAGCTGGAACGCAACTATCGGTCTACCCGGAAGATAGTGGAAGCTGCAAACTCGCTCATGAAACACAACGCCCGACAGATACCGAAAGACGTTTATTCGGAGGAAAGCGAAGGGGCAAAAATAAGCTACCGACCTTGCTACAGCGACAAAGAAGAAGCCATGGTGGTGGTGAAAGAGATTAAAAAGCTAAAGCGTTCGCAATCGTTTGGCTATGACGGCTTTGCCATTCTCTACCGAACCAACGCACAAAGCCGCAGCTTTGAGGACGAATTACGCAAGTCGGCTATTCCCTATAAGATATTTGGCGGACTGTCGTTCTATCAGCGCAAGGAGATAAAAGACATCATAGCCTACTTCCGTCTGGTGGCTAACCCGAACGACGAAGAAGCCTTCAAGCGCATCATAAACTATCCGGCACGAGGCATCGGAGGCACTACGCTGATGAAAATAATAGACTGTGCCAGTGCCAACGAAGCCAGTCTGTGGGACGTTATAGGCAACGCTGCACGCTACAATTTGGACATTAACAAGGGAACGGCGGCGAAACTAACGGCGTTCGTCGAGCTAATCAATGGCTTTATCCGCGATTTGGCTATGTCAGACGCCTACACCTTGGGGGCGAAAATAATAAAAGAAAGTGGCATCTGGGCGGATTTGGCACAGGGAACAGCCCCCGACGACGTGGCACGACGCGAGAACCTGGAGGAGCTTCTGGCAGGAATGCAAGCCTTTGTGGACGAAAGAAGAGAGGAAGGACGGGCAGACGAAACCTTCCTGACCGACTTTCTGCAAGAGGTGGCGCTCTATTCCGACTTGGACAAGGCGGACGATGGCAGCCCCAAAGTGTCGCTCATGACTATCCATGCCGCCAAAGGCTTGGAGTTTCCGGTGGTGTTTGTCGTTGGCTTGGAAGAGAATATATTTCCTAACGCAATGGCTGCCGGCTCGCGAAAGGAGCTTGAAGAGGAACGCCGACTGCTCTATGTGGCAATAACAAGGGCAGAACGGTTCTGCTATCTCACCAATGCGAAGAACCGCTACCACTTCGGCACGATGCAATTCAACAATCCCAGCCGCTTCCTGAAGGACATAGACCCTGCCTATATAGACACAGAGGGCGAACCCTATAGTGGCAGTGGCAACCGAATGCCGTGGGACGAACCTGCCAGAAGCAGCCGATGGCAGAACGCAAACCCCGTGGCAAGTCAGTTTAAAGCCGACCCCCGACCGAAAATAACGTCTCCACGGACTCCTGAACGTGCCGCAGATCCATTGTCGGAACGCACGAAACAGCGACTGATAAGCGAGGGCGGAAACTTCAGAAAGCTGTCGGCAGCCCTCTCAAACGGTGGCAGACAATCTGCAGCACCCTCCCGGACAACCGCTCCGGACGCAGTTTCAGGGAATGGACTTACAGTTGGCGCGACCATTGAACACCAGCGTTTCGGCATCGGCGTAGTAGAAGCAATGGAAGGAACAGGCGAGAACGCAAAAGCAACCGTAACGTTCCGCAATGCAGGAACGAAACAGTTGCTTCTGAAGTTTGCCAAATATAAAATATTGTAGGCTGGTTCCGGAATTATCTTTGTAACGTGGATCCGACATAAGAACCCACGTTACATTTAATCAAATTTGCGTATCTTTGTACACAATCATTAAGTTTGAGACTGATGTCATACATAAAACAGCTCTTTTGTACCTTGATTCTGATTGCCACCATAGCCACAAATGGTATGGCTTTCGGTAATGAAAAGGATTACCTTTCCTTTGATGTGAAGGAAAAGAACTTCGTTGATACAATTCCAATTGTCTATAGGTATGGTCAGATCTTGATGCCTGTAACCATCGAAGGTAGGGCATACAATTTTCTGTTGGATACAGGTGCCGGGTTAGGACTTATCAATCTACCAACAGATATTAAATTTAACGAAAGCCAGAAGAGTATTTCGTTCAGCGATGCCAACAGCCAGTCGCTCGTTCGAAAGACGGTTACATTGCCTGAATTAAAGATTGGAAACCTCACCTTACGCAATTATCCCTGTGTCATCTCCAAGACTCCATTCTCATGTGCCAATGATGGAATAATAGGTTTCAACCTTATTCGCAAGGGGATTATCATAAAGATAGACCTTCGCGCAGGTCATATTATCCTCACTGACAAGAAGAAATTCTTTAAGAATGAGCCAGGATACAAATCCAAATATATATGTACCGATGTGCCAATCGTGCAATTCGCGACTTCTTATGGCAAGTCTCGTGAATTAGCTGTATTCGATACAGGCTATAATCAGATGTTTTCAATAAACCTGCGAGAGGTTTATGATTTGTGGGCAAATCCTAATATCAATAAAGAAGCTGTAGAATTCTCAGCACAGACAGTGTGGACAGGAATGGGATCTTCGGGTTCAATCTCTGTAAGTGGTACAGTTGAAAACGAAGAACACTTTATGAACTTGAAGCATCTCAATACTTTTGGTGTTTCATTCGACTCTGTTCCATGTACTGCGAGTCCAAACTTTTGCAACATTGGAGGTAAATTGCTTAAATATGGAACAATGATTATTGATAACAATACGCATCGTATGATCTTTCAACCTTATACCAACAGCAATCATATAGATGTCAATGAACGTGTTCAGAACTTTACAGTTTCATTGAGAGATAACACCCTTTTCGTTTCAAAGATTAATGAAGCATCAGACGAGTACGCCCAAGGATTGCGTGTCAATGATGCCATTACCGAAGTGGAAGGCATTGCTGTTTCCAATTATTGTGATTTAATAGAAGCAGTAGCAGATATCAAACGTTCTTATTTTGTAAAATTCAGAGGAACCGATGGAAAGGAAAAGCAGGTTCTAATAACTAAGTAAATCAGACAGCAGTATAGCTATTGCATAACCGTCTGATGTATAGTGCATTATAGCTCCCACCGTCTTACACGGCAAAACAGCCCCTTTTACACGGCAAAAACAGGCCTTTTGCAGTGCAAAACAGCCTGTTTCAGAACACAAAACCATATTTTAAGCTTTTCGTTGGAATTATCCTTACAAATCGGAAATCATTTCAAGGCTGGTTCTAAAAATGGTTTTCGCCTCCTGCCTGCACCTGTTTGATGCTCCAAAAAGGTAGCCTCTACCCTATCCTTTTTACTGCACTTTCAAACGAGCCGTGGTCGAACGCACGTGCCTTCAGCTTGGAACGATAAGTATAAACGGTGGTCAGGCTGGCTCGGAGGATAGACGAGATACGGACATTGTCGCTGATACCCAGCCTGATAAGAGCCAGAATGCGCAGTTCGGTGGTAAGACGCTCGTCGCCTTTCGGAACTATCTGTGCGTCTTTGCGCAGCAACAAGTTCACTTCTGCAACGAAATTAGGAAATATATTCAGGAAAGCTGTATCGAAATTGATATAGTATTCGTGCGTGGCAATCTGTGTAAAAGAATTGTTTTTCAGTTCCGTATAGAGTTCTTCCATACGTTTTTCGCGTGCCAGACGGTTGTAAATCTTCCGCTTGGCTTCAGCTTGGTCTATTAAATTCGATGCCAATTCCAGGAAGCGGGCAATGTATTCTTCCTTGATATTATTGGCTTCGCAAAGCTGTGCATTCACTTTGCTAAGGTCTTCCACGGCTTTGTTCAGCTGCTTGTTCATCAAAACCATTTGTGCATGCGTCTTTCGGTAGCGTCGAAGATACCTCCAAATGAAGAAGACCGCCACGACGAGGGCGATGGCAACGACACTTACGGCAAGCAGGAGCCCGAAGATGTGCATGCGCTGGGCACGCTGCTGTACGCTGTAAGCCGAGAAGATGCGGGGCAAGATGTACGCATTCTGGACGTTGCGCAGGCGTGTGCCATAGAAATTGGCATCTTCTATCGAGATGTTCAGACAGTTATAAGCCCGCTCTATGTCGCCTTGCTCGAACAGTACAGCCGCCAAAAGGCGCATGGAGTTGTTCTCCTTGGACGACGAACAGATGTCGCTCATTGCGCTTTGCACAAGATAAGCGTGCTGTTGCCGGGTATTCCCAAGCTTGGAATAAAGTTCCGACAGGTCGAAACAGATCATTGCGTATTCGTGATCGTCCTTCTTCCATCGCTTCAGGTAGTTTTTCAGTATGTCGATGGCTTTCTGCGTGTGTCCCCTCTTGCTCAGTTCGGCTGCCTCTGCACGCACATACGCATACGTATCCTTATACGGACTGGACAGGATAAGCCTTCTGAAGTGTTCTGCCCGAGCCTCGTACGAAGCGTGCAACTGGGTTCCTGCAGTGTATTCGGACATCAACGACATCAGCAGATACCATTCGTCGTAGAACTCCTGGAGCAATCTGTCGTCGAGAACCGACACATTTATGCTGTCCAACAAGTCGCGCGATTTATCAAAAAGTGCTGCCAGCGTATGCACATGCACCTTTTTAAGTTGCGCTTCAGCCAACCATTTCGCATCGTTCATACGCTTTGCGTAGAGAATGGTACGGTCGGCGTAAGCCAAAGCCGAGTCGAACCGGAAAGATTCGTACTCTTCGTAGAGCTGCATACATATTTCGTAGCGTTGCCTGTCGGTAAGATGTGGAGTAGAAAGGCGTTGGCGTATGTCGCCTATCCGTGCCAGCTTCTTGTCGGTTATGGCTTTGCTTTGTTCTATAAGACGGTCCAACGCATCGTATTCAGCGGTTGCCATTACGGCAGAGCTATGCAATAATGCGAAGAAAAGAAGTAGACACCAACACAGAAACGTGGCTTTGTTTTTTTGGAGGTCTTTTTGTTTCATTCTATAATAACCGTAATTCGGATATACAAAGGTAGACAGAATTATTGGAAAGTACAAATTTTGACATGAAAAAAGTGTACCATGAAAGCATCATACCCCTGGTACACTTCACGTTTAGTTACGTTTTGATTGAGAGCGTTCACTCTTGCACCTATTCTGCAAGGTCTCAATTCCTTGTTTCCTGAAACATCTTTTCTACCATTAAATGTTATTTCATCACATTGCCTCACGGCAGCTCTTTTGTTAAATCTGTTGCAAAGATAAGCAATAAAATCGGTGTTGCAATGCGTTGCAAACATAAATCTAAGTCGCCATATAGCCTATAAAAATCATATATCACTTATTTTCAGATATTTATATATATTAATAGAGATTTCACATGGTTGAAAAATCTAAA from Prevotella nigrescens harbors:
- the mtgA gene encoding monofunctional biosynthetic peptidoglycan transglycosylase yields the protein MVKKVIKFAKWIAGLLFVSSILSVVAYRFIPVYFTPLMFSRCFEQIVNGEKIKLYHHWISLEEMPPSMPVAVMASEDQRFLTHHGFDYKAIEQAAKSNLNGGKKLRGGSTISQQTAKNVFLWQGRSWLRKGLEAYFTFLIETFWSKQRIMEVYLNSIEMGDGIYGVQACAEKNFDVDARNLTRSDCALIAATLPNPRRFSSKAPGPYMRKRLRQIETQMKHIPAFPSDK
- a CDS encoding ATP-dependent helicase, which codes for MQEKTEKKIKELLAQLNESQREAVEYCNGPSLVVAGAGSGKTRVLTYKIAYLIMYGVLPYRILALTFTNKAAREMKERIGNLVDKDLADRLYMGTFHSVFSRILRAEAQRIGYNSNFTIYDETDSRSLLKSIIKTLGLSDKDYKPSTVHSIISMAKNQLVGADAFAVSNGGQSGLKGAKLKAVSQIYAAYQARCRQANAMDFDDLLVNTFRLFNENADIRNKYAERFQYILVDEYQDTNFVQVAIVKLLTAKHQRICVVGDDYQSIYSFRGASIDNILDYQKKFDNVQVFKLERNYRSTRKIVEAANSLMKHNARQIPKDVYSEESEGAKISYRPCYSDKEEAMVVVKEIKKLKRSQSFGYDGFAILYRTNAQSRSFEDELRKSAIPYKIFGGLSFYQRKEIKDIIAYFRLVANPNDEEAFKRIINYPARGIGGTTLMKIIDCASANEASLWDVIGNAARYNLDINKGTAAKLTAFVELINGFIRDLAMSDAYTLGAKIIKESGIWADLAQGTAPDDVARRENLEELLAGMQAFVDERREEGRADETFLTDFLQEVALYSDLDKADDGSPKVSLMTIHAAKGLEFPVVFVVGLEENIFPNAMAAGSRKELEEERRLLYVAITRAERFCYLTNAKNRYHFGTMQFNNPSRFLKDIDPAYIDTEGEPYSGSGNRMPWDEPARSSRWQNANPVASQFKADPRPKITSPRTPERAADPLSERTKQRLISEGGNFRKLSAALSNGGRQSAAPSRTTAPDAVSGNGLTVGATIEHQRFGIGVVEAMEGTGENAKATVTFRNAGTKQLLLKFAKYKIL
- a CDS encoding aspartyl protease family protein, whose amino-acid sequence is MSYIKQLFCTLILIATIATNGMAFGNEKDYLSFDVKEKNFVDTIPIVYRYGQILMPVTIEGRAYNFLLDTGAGLGLINLPTDIKFNESQKSISFSDANSQSLVRKTVTLPELKIGNLTLRNYPCVISKTPFSCANDGIIGFNLIRKGIIIKIDLRAGHIILTDKKKFFKNEPGYKSKYICTDVPIVQFATSYGKSRELAVFDTGYNQMFSINLREVYDLWANPNINKEAVEFSAQTVWTGMGSSGSISVSGTVENEEHFMNLKHLNTFGVSFDSVPCTASPNFCNIGGKLLKYGTMIIDNNTHRMIFQPYTNSNHIDVNERVQNFTVSLRDNTLFVSKINEASDEYAQGLRVNDAITEVEGIAVSNYCDLIEAVADIKRSYFVKFRGTDGKEKQVLITK
- a CDS encoding DUF6377 domain-containing protein produces the protein MATAEYDALDRLIEQSKAITDKKLARIGDIRQRLSTPHLTDRQRYEICMQLYEEYESFRFDSALAYADRTILYAKRMNDAKWLAEAQLKKVHVHTLAALFDKSRDLLDSINVSVLDDRLLQEFYDEWYLLMSLMSEYTAGTQLHASYEARAEHFRRLILSSPYKDTYAYVRAEAAELSKRGHTQKAIDILKNYLKRWKKDDHEYAMICFDLSELYSKLGNTRQQHAYLVQSAMSDICSSSKENNSMRLLAAVLFEQGDIERAYNCLNISIEDANFYGTRLRNVQNAYILPRIFSAYSVQQRAQRMHIFGLLLAVSVVAIALVVAVFFIWRYLRRYRKTHAQMVLMNKQLNKAVEDLSKVNAQLCEANNIKEEYIARFLELASNLIDQAEAKRKIYNRLAREKRMEELYTELKNNSFTQIATHEYYINFDTAFLNIFPNFVAEVNLLLRKDAQIVPKGDERLTTELRILALIRLGISDNVRISSILRASLTTVYTYRSKLKARAFDHGSFESAVKRIG